One Actinoplanes missouriensis 431 DNA segment encodes these proteins:
- a CDS encoding type IV secretory system conjugative DNA transfer family protein, whose amino-acid sequence MRGDDETFRISLGDREGERVRAEPFGPALVLGPHRSRKTTGVVVPALLEWPGPALVTSIREDVIEQTLEARRRHGEVMIIDPGGVLEEWPDRVGWSPLDFIASWDDAMLTARIMVDAGHRRGGVNENHWTEAAIRLLAPFLYAAARGDRTMADVMRWIGTQAEDEAAAIIEGLGDDEGAEVAKVTLTRDEQQRAVVYLSLEVAIAVWHFSSVQNLADAEPRFQMSKFLNGRNNTVYVCAPPNAQHEFRPYFTTFIPLFVRSVYRANRGFASSLLDLRGPVAALEESESPVKPLLMALDDAGSVAPIPDLGGLVSTASKAAIQLITVCTDVSQLRSVYGENLARSIVNNHSSVLVLPGGHDTATAELSEQLLGSARPAGLPAARTSAEALRILPRGRALCVTGTAPPEIIELRSSVADPDLLALRGVTDGDY is encoded by the coding sequence ATGAGGGGCGACGACGAGACTTTCCGGATCTCGCTGGGCGACCGGGAGGGTGAGCGGGTGCGGGCGGAGCCGTTCGGGCCGGCCCTGGTGCTCGGTCCGCACCGGAGCCGGAAGACCACCGGCGTGGTGGTCCCGGCGCTGCTCGAATGGCCCGGTCCGGCCCTGGTGACCTCGATCCGCGAGGATGTGATCGAGCAGACCCTGGAGGCCCGGCGCCGCCACGGCGAAGTCATGATCATCGACCCCGGCGGGGTGCTGGAGGAGTGGCCGGACCGGGTCGGCTGGAGCCCGCTGGACTTCATCGCCTCGTGGGACGACGCGATGCTGACCGCCCGGATCATGGTGGACGCCGGCCACCGGCGGGGCGGCGTGAACGAGAACCACTGGACCGAGGCGGCGATTCGGCTCCTCGCCCCGTTCCTGTACGCGGCGGCGCGCGGCGACCGCACGATGGCCGACGTGATGAGGTGGATCGGCACGCAGGCCGAGGACGAGGCCGCCGCGATCATCGAGGGCCTGGGCGACGACGAGGGCGCCGAGGTGGCGAAGGTGACGCTGACCAGGGACGAGCAGCAGCGGGCCGTCGTCTACCTCTCGCTGGAGGTCGCCATCGCGGTCTGGCATTTCTCGTCGGTGCAGAACCTGGCGGACGCGGAACCCCGGTTCCAGATGAGCAAGTTCCTGAACGGCCGGAACAACACGGTGTACGTCTGTGCCCCGCCCAACGCGCAACACGAGTTCCGGCCGTACTTCACCACGTTCATCCCGCTCTTCGTGCGCAGCGTCTACCGGGCGAACCGTGGTTTCGCCAGCTCCCTGCTCGACCTGCGGGGCCCGGTCGCCGCACTGGAGGAGTCGGAGAGCCCGGTGAAGCCGTTGCTGATGGCGCTCGACGACGCGGGTTCGGTGGCGCCGATCCCGGACCTGGGCGGCCTGGTCAGCACCGCCTCCAAGGCCGCGATTCAGCTGATCACCGTGTGCACCGACGTGTCACAGCTGCGATCGGTCTACGGCGAGAACCTCGCCCGTTCGATCGTGAACAACCACTCGTCGGTGCTGGTGCTCCCCGGCGGGCACGACACGGCCACGGCCGAGCTCAGCGAGCAGCTGCTCGGCTCGGCCCGGCCGGCGGGGCTGCCGGCCGCGCGGACGAGCGCCGAAGCGCTGCGGATCCTGCCGCGCGGCAGGGCGCTCTGCGTCACCGGCACCGCGCCGCCGGAGATCATCGAGTTGCGCTCGTCGGTCGCGGACCCCGACCTGCTGGCGCTGCGCGGGGTGACCGACGGCGATTACTGA
- a CDS encoding type IV secretory system conjugative DNA transfer family protein, which yields MPTKRKPTAAEKAGDQSLRILLGWVDGVPWHAEPFGPILVLGPHRSRRTTGVVIPALRDWPGPALVTSLGGDVAGPTIPDRAALGGVVAFDPGGLLGDVVERTRWTPMEQAREWDQAQVTARILADSAPLVPNGDQRWHAAGVALLATHLFAAAANGYGWADVLRWIDTEEEFEVRSLLQATGMETAIMVAESAWQREAKSRSEIYAELQVSLGLGWRPGRDEPENRDLIQNFWEGSAGTLYLCAPLDARHDYRPYSTAFAWTAIRSGYLNNRGFAASKLDRHGPEAAIAASPPRVKPFLVVLDDAADVAPIPDLNDLVSTAGKAAVQVISVFTDVAQMQSVYGGEAALSLVNNHATVVILPGSRDPATADLVNRLLRHQNPFGEADGLPPAEMVRRLPRGRALAVSRQGPPVILDLDRSPAAAAWQGIAGLPSGRPGRAAER from the coding sequence ATGCCGACGAAGCGAAAGCCGACGGCGGCGGAGAAAGCCGGTGATCAAAGCCTCCGCATCCTTCTGGGCTGGGTGGACGGCGTCCCCTGGCACGCAGAGCCATTCGGACCGATCCTGGTTCTCGGCCCGCACCGCAGCAGACGCACGACGGGAGTGGTGATCCCGGCGCTGCGGGACTGGCCCGGCCCGGCACTCGTCACGTCGCTCGGCGGTGACGTCGCCGGGCCGACGATTCCGGACAGGGCTGCTCTCGGCGGTGTCGTGGCCTTCGACCCCGGCGGCCTGCTGGGCGACGTGGTCGAGCGAACGCGATGGACGCCGATGGAACAGGCGAGGGAGTGGGACCAGGCGCAGGTGACGGCGCGTATTCTCGCGGACTCGGCGCCGCTGGTGCCCAACGGCGATCAACGCTGGCACGCCGCCGGCGTCGCGCTGCTGGCCACCCATCTGTTCGCAGCCGCGGCCAACGGTTACGGATGGGCGGACGTCCTGCGCTGGATCGACACTGAAGAGGAGTTCGAGGTCCGCAGCCTGCTGCAGGCGACCGGGATGGAGACGGCCATAATGGTGGCCGAGTCTGCTTGGCAGCGGGAGGCGAAGAGCCGCAGCGAGATTTACGCCGAACTCCAGGTCAGTCTCGGGCTCGGCTGGCGGCCTGGCAGGGATGAACCGGAGAATCGAGATCTGATCCAGAACTTCTGGGAAGGCTCGGCCGGCACGCTCTACCTGTGCGCGCCACTGGACGCCCGCCACGACTACCGGCCGTACAGCACCGCGTTCGCCTGGACGGCGATTCGTTCGGGCTACCTGAACAACCGAGGTTTCGCAGCGTCGAAACTGGACCGGCACGGTCCGGAGGCGGCCATCGCGGCGTCGCCACCGCGGGTGAAACCGTTCCTCGTGGTCCTCGACGACGCGGCCGACGTCGCGCCGATCCCGGACCTGAACGACCTGGTCAGCACCGCCGGCAAGGCAGCCGTGCAGGTGATCTCGGTCTTCACGGACGTCGCACAGATGCAGTCCGTGTACGGGGGGGAGGCGGCGCTGTCGCTGGTGAACAACCACGCGACGGTCGTGATCCTGCCGGGCAGCCGTGATCCGGCGACCGCTGATCTCGTGAATCGGCTGCTGCGCCACCAGAACCCGTTCGGCGAGGCGGACGGGCTGCCACCCGCGGAGATGGTGCGGCGCCTGCCCCGGGGGCGGGCGCTCGCCGTCTCCCGGCAGGGTCCCCCGGTGATCCTCGACCTGGACCGGTCGCCGGCGGCCGCCGCCTGGCAGGGGATCGCGGGACTGCCCAGCGGCCGGCCGGGCCGGGCGGCGGAGCGCTGA
- a CDS encoding GGDEF domain-containing protein: MGSRLMLGAGPRGTALRMIGAYLGLVLFADTVYSYQSVNDIFQAGNVLDAFWMTSGFVFAAAVLHPSAPTLVTRSNAATPDATTGRLIILAIGAMTAPTSILIQEALGQTPDTIAAAIVCNLLFLLVLVRMTGLVRAQRLAAITDGLTGLRSRRYFEESLGNESARAERYHLPLSMLLLDIDHFKNVNDTYGHNGGDRVLVEVTHRLRELVRPGDVVARYGGEEFAVLLPATGPEQAREIAERIRRGVGAAPIAVSDSRLVRVTVSVGVAGMPAVATTAELVLTADRALYAAKNAGRNRVTSAADSYPGAA; the protein is encoded by the coding sequence GTGGGCTCCCGCCTCATGCTCGGCGCCGGGCCGCGCGGCACCGCACTGCGGATGATCGGCGCCTACCTCGGCCTGGTGCTGTTCGCCGACACGGTCTACAGCTACCAGTCGGTCAACGACATCTTCCAGGCCGGCAACGTCCTCGACGCGTTCTGGATGACCTCCGGCTTCGTCTTCGCCGCCGCGGTCCTGCACCCGTCCGCACCGACGCTGGTGACCCGCTCGAACGCGGCCACCCCGGACGCCACCACCGGCCGCCTGATCATCCTCGCGATCGGTGCGATGACCGCGCCCACGTCGATCCTGATCCAGGAGGCGCTCGGCCAGACCCCGGACACGATCGCCGCCGCGATCGTCTGCAACCTGCTGTTCCTGCTGGTCCTGGTCCGGATGACCGGCCTGGTCCGGGCCCAGCGTCTGGCCGCGATCACCGACGGTCTGACCGGCCTGCGCAGCCGTCGCTACTTCGAGGAGTCCCTCGGCAACGAGAGCGCCCGCGCCGAGCGCTACCACCTCCCCCTGAGCATGCTGCTTCTCGACATCGACCACTTCAAGAACGTCAACGACACGTACGGCCACAACGGCGGCGACCGCGTCCTCGTGGAGGTCACGCACCGCCTGCGCGAGCTGGTCCGCCCCGGCGACGTGGTGGCCCGTTACGGCGGCGAGGAGTTCGCGGTGCTGCTGCCGGCGACCGGCCCGGAGCAGGCCCGCGAGATCGCCGAGCGGATCCGCCGCGGCGTGGGCGCGGCGCCGATCGCGGTCAGCGATTCCCGCCTGGTCCGGGTCACGGTCTCGGTAGGCGTCGCCGGCATGCCCGCCGTCGCCACGACCGCCGAGCTGGTGCTGACGGCGGACCGCGCCCTCTACGCCGCGAAGAACGCCGGCCGCAACCGGGTGACAAGCGCCGCCGACTCCTACCCAGGAGCCGCCTGA